In a genomic window of Caloenas nicobarica isolate bCalNic1 chromosome 1, bCalNic1.hap1, whole genome shotgun sequence:
- the CHRNA10 gene encoding neuronal acetylcholine receptor subunit alpha-10 — MEPGARPLLALCLASCLLAPGCRAAQGRFAYKLLHDLFTNYSSALRPVEDTDRALNVTLQVTLSQIIDMDERNQVLTSYLWVRQAWLDAHLTWDKDAYDGIDSIRIPSSYVWRPDIILYNNADDRFGGSMETNVVLRSDGHIMWDSPAITKSSCKVDVSYFPFDGQQCRLTFGSWTYNGNQIDLRNRLDTGDLTDFVENVEWEVLGMPATRNVITYGCCSEPYPDVTYTLLLRRRASFYIFNLLLPCIMVSFLAPLGFYLPADSGEKVSLGVTVLLALTVFQLLVAESMPPSESVPLIGKYYIATMTMITASTALTIFIMNVHHCGPGARPVPPWARRLILHHMARLCCVYEVGESCKSPRRAPGRREGRGDAGVSGESPGEGEVGAEPGGCPRGRCLCHHDGLLRNVGYIASCFRRHRASQRRNGEWKKVAKVMDRFFMWVFFLMVFLMSVLVLGKAA; from the exons ATGGAGCCTGGAGCTCGCCCGCTGCTCGCCCTCTGCCTCGCCAGCTGCCTCCTGGCCCCGG GCTGCCGGGCGGCGCAGGGCAGGTTCGCGTACAAGCTGCTCCACGACCTCTTCACCAACTACTCCAGCGCCCTGCGCCCCGTGGAGGACACGGACCGGGCGCTCAACGTCACCCTCCAGGTCACCCTCTCCCAGATCATCGACATG GACGAGAGGAACCAGGTGCTCACCTCGTACCTGTGGGTGCGCCAGGCCTGGCTGGACGCCCACCTCACCTGGGACAAGGACGCCTACGACGGCATCGACAGCATCCGCATCCCCAGCAGCTACGTCTGGCGGCCGGACATCATCCTCTACAACAA CGCCGACGACCGTTTCGGTGGCTCAATGGAGACCAACGTGGTGCTGCGCTCCGACGGGCACATCATGTGGGACTCGCCTGCCATCACCAAGAGCTCCTGCAAGGTGGACGTCTCCTACTTCCCCTTCGACGGGCAGCAGTGCCGCCTCACCTTCGGCTCCTGGACCTACAACGGGAACCAGATCGACCTCCGCAACCGGCTGGACACCGGGGACCTGACGGACTTCGTGGAGAACGTGGAGTGGGAGGTGCTGGGCATGCCAGCCACGAGGAACGTCATCACCTACGGCTGCTGCTCCGAGCCCTACCCCGACGTCACCTACACCTTGCTCCTCCGCCGCCGCGCATCCTTCTACATCTTCaacctgctcctgccctgcatCATGGTCTCCTTCCTGGCACCCCTCGGCTTCTACCTGCCGGCCGACTCTGGGGAGAAGGTCTCGCTGGGGGTGACGGTGCTGCTGGCCCTCACCGTCTtccagctgctggtggcagAGAGCATGCCGCCCTCGGAGAGCGTCCCGCTCATCG GGAAGTACTATATCGCCACCATGACCATGATCACGGCTTCCACCGCGCTGACCATCTTTATAATGAACGTCCACCACTGCGGCCCCGGGGCCCGGCCCGTGCCCCCCTGGGCCAGGCGGCTCATCCTCCACCACATGGCCCGGCTCTGCTGCGTCTACGAGGTGGGCGAGAGCTGCAAGAGCCCCCGGCGGGCGCCGGGCAGGCGGGAGGGCAGGGGGGACGCCGGCGTGTCGGgggagagccctggggagggggaggtgGGCGCCGAGCCGGGGGGCTGCCCCCGCGGCCGCTGCCTGTGCCATCACGACGGGCTGCTGAGGAACGTCGGCTACATCGCCAGCTGCTTCCGGCGTCACCGGGCCTCCCAGCGCCGGAACGGCGAGTGGAAGAAGGTGGCCAAGGTGATGGACCGATTCTTCATGTGGGTCTTCTTCCTCATGGTCTTCCTCATGAGCGTGCTGGTCCTGGGCAAAGCTGCCTGA